A window of the Serratia sarumanii genome harbors these coding sequences:
- the ppk1 gene encoding polyphosphate kinase 1, with protein MGQEKLYIEKELSWLSFNERVLQEAADKSNPLIERMRFLGIYSNNLDEFYKVRFADLKRRILISEEQGSAGASRHLLKKIQAKVLKTDQEFDGLYNDLLLEMARNQIFLINERQVSENQQIWLRQYFKQHLRQHITPILINHDTNLVQFLKDDYTYLAVEIIRGARIDYALLEIPSDKVPRFVNLPPEAPRRRKPMILLDNILRYCLDDIFKGFFDYDALNAYSMKMTRDAEYDLVTEMESSLLELMSSSLKQRLTAEPVRFVYQRDMPNEMVELLRGKLGISNYDSVIAGGRYHNFKDFISFPNVGKANLVNKPLPRLRHIWFDGFRNGFDAIREKDVLLYYPYHTFEHVLELLRQASFDPSVLAIKINIYRVAKDSRIIESMIHAAHNGKKVTVVVELQARFDEEANIHWAKRLTEAGVHVIFSAPGLKIHAKLFLISRREGDEIVRYAHIGTGNFNEKTARIYTDYSLLTADSRITNEVRRVFNFIENPYRPVTFDNLMVSPQNSRLKLYELIDNEIANAQAGEQAGIMLKINNLVDKGLVDRLYTASGAGVKIRLLVRGMCSLIPNLPGISDNIQVISIVDRFLEHDRVYVFDNKGDKRVYLSSADWMTRNIDYRIEVAVSLLDPALKQRVLDILEILFSDTVKARYVDKELSNQYVPRGNRRKVRAQVAIYEYLKALEQPGQ; from the coding sequence ATGGGTCAGGAAAAGCTCTACATCGAAAAAGAACTAAGCTGGTTATCCTTTAATGAACGCGTGTTGCAGGAAGCCGCAGATAAGAGCAATCCCCTGATTGAACGTATGCGTTTTCTGGGCATTTACTCCAACAACCTCGACGAATTCTATAAAGTCCGCTTCGCCGATCTCAAACGGCGCATCCTGATCAGCGAAGAGCAAGGCTCCGCTGGCGCCTCGCGCCACCTGCTGAAAAAGATCCAGGCCAAGGTGCTGAAAACCGATCAGGAGTTCGACGGCCTGTACAACGATCTGCTGCTGGAAATGGCGCGTAACCAGATCTTCCTGATCAACGAACGCCAGGTGTCCGAGAACCAGCAAATCTGGCTGCGGCAATATTTCAAACAGCATCTGCGCCAGCACATCACGCCGATCCTGATCAATCACGACACCAATCTGGTGCAGTTCCTGAAAGACGATTACACCTATCTGGCGGTGGAGATCATCCGCGGCGCGCGCATCGACTATGCGCTGCTGGAGATCCCGTCCGACAAGGTGCCGCGCTTCGTCAATCTGCCGCCGGAAGCGCCGCGCCGCCGCAAGCCGATGATCCTGCTGGACAACATTCTGCGTTACTGCCTGGACGATATCTTCAAGGGCTTCTTCGACTACGACGCGCTCAACGCCTACTCGATGAAAATGACCCGCGACGCGGAGTACGATCTGGTGACCGAAATGGAATCCAGCCTGCTGGAACTGATGTCCTCCAGCCTGAAACAGCGCCTGACCGCCGAGCCGGTGCGCTTCGTGTATCAGCGCGACATGCCGAACGAAATGGTGGAACTGCTGCGCGGCAAGCTGGGCATCTCCAACTACGATTCGGTGATCGCCGGCGGCCGCTACCACAACTTCAAAGATTTCATCAGTTTCCCGAACGTTGGCAAGGCCAACCTGGTCAACAAGCCGCTGCCGCGCCTGCGCCACATCTGGTTCGACGGTTTCCGCAACGGCTTCGACGCCATTCGCGAAAAAGACGTGCTGCTCTACTATCCGTACCACACCTTCGAGCACGTGCTGGAGCTGCTGCGCCAGGCGTCGTTCGATCCGAGCGTGTTGGCTATCAAGATCAACATCTACCGGGTGGCGAAAGATTCACGCATCATCGAATCGATGATCCACGCCGCGCACAACGGCAAAAAAGTCACTGTGGTGGTCGAGCTGCAGGCGCGCTTCGACGAAGAAGCCAACATTCATTGGGCGAAGCGCCTGACCGAGGCCGGCGTACACGTGATCTTCTCAGCGCCGGGCCTGAAAATCCACGCCAAGCTGTTCCTGATTTCGCGCCGTGAAGGCGATGAAATTGTGCGCTATGCTCATATCGGTACCGGCAACTTTAACGAAAAAACCGCGCGCATCTACACCGACTATTCGCTGTTGACCGCCGACTCACGCATCACCAACGAGGTGCGCCGGGTATTCAACTTTATCGAGAACCCCTACCGGCCGGTCACCTTCGACAACCTGATGGTGTCGCCGCAGAACTCGCGCCTGAAGCTGTATGAGCTGATCGACAACGAAATCGCCAACGCCCAGGCCGGGGAACAGGCCGGCATTATGTTGAAAATAAATAATCTGGTGGATAAAGGGCTGGTAGATCGGTTATATACCGCGTCCGGCGCCGGCGTGAAGATCCGCCTGCTGGTGCGGGGCATGTGTTCCCTGATTCCCAACCTGCCGGGGATCAGCGACAATATTCAGGTGATCAGCATCGTCGATCGCTTTTTAGAGCACGACCGGGTTTACGTTTTCGACAATAAAGGTGACAAACGGGTGTATCTGTCCTCCGCCGACTGGATGACCCGCAACATAGATTACCGTATCGAAGTGGCGGTATCGCTGCTGGATCCGGCGCTGAAACAGCGCGTTCTGGACATTCTGGAGATCCTGTTCAGCGATACGGTCAAGGCCCGTTATGTGGATAAAGAACTGAGCAACCAGTACGTGCCGCGTGGCAACCGCCGCAAAGTGCGTGCCCAGGTGGCTATTTACGAGTATTTAAAAGCTCTGGAACAACCAGGACAGTAG
- a CDS encoding YfgG family protein codes for MRKKTTGQMTKIVLFISFIILVGRLLYAAVVAVPHHQEKKQAAAQNAAEVSAPQQDASSE; via the coding sequence ATGCGCAAGAAAACCACCGGACAGATGACGAAGATAGTGTTGTTTATCAGCTTTATCATTTTAGTCGGCCGACTGCTGTACGCCGCCGTGGTGGCGGTGCCTCATCATCAGGAAAAAAAGCAGGCCGCTGCGCAAAACGCCGCCGAAGTCAGCGCGCCGCAACAGGACGCCTCCTCTGAATAA
- the ppx gene encoding exopolyphosphatase, which translates to MPLKNTATNKPQEIAAIDLGSNSFHMVIARVVNGALQVLGRLKQRVHLADGLDSNNVLSEEAIERGLACLALFAERLQGFPADNVTIVGTHTLRQAVNAEVFLKRAAKVIPYPIEIIAGQEEARLIFMGVEHTQPEKGRKLVIDIGGGSTELVIGEDFEPLLAESRRMGCVSFAQLFFPGGEISKNNFRRARLAAAQKLETLAWQYRIQGWQYALGASGTIKAAHEVLVAMGEKDGLITLDRLEMLAEQVLQFKSFSSLSLPGLSEDRQSVFVPGLAILCGVFDALAIRDLRLSDGALREGVLYEMEGRFRHQDIRSRTAKSLADHYNIDREQAKRVLETTELLYSQWMAQNTKLAHPQLEALLKWAAMLHEVGLSINHSGMHRHSAYILQNSNLPGFNQEQQLLLAALVRFHRKAIKLEELPRLNLFKKKHYLPLIQLLRLSTLLNNQRQSTTTPETLRLTTDDNHWTLRFPAGYLAQNNLVQLDFEREQAYWNDVVGWKLLIEEEGSQNEQRSA; encoded by the coding sequence ATGCCGCTAAAAAACACTGCAACGAACAAACCGCAGGAAATCGCCGCCATCGACCTCGGGTCGAACAGTTTCCACATGGTGATCGCCCGCGTCGTCAACGGCGCCTTACAGGTATTGGGCCGTTTAAAACAGCGGGTGCATCTCGCCGACGGATTGGACAGCAACAACGTACTCAGTGAAGAGGCGATAGAACGCGGCCTGGCCTGCCTGGCGCTGTTTGCCGAACGGCTGCAGGGCTTCCCGGCGGATAACGTCACCATCGTCGGCACCCATACCCTGCGTCAGGCGGTGAACGCCGAAGTGTTCCTCAAGCGCGCCGCCAAAGTGATCCCCTACCCGATCGAAATCATCGCCGGCCAGGAAGAAGCGCGCCTGATCTTCATGGGCGTGGAGCACACTCAGCCGGAGAAAGGCCGCAAGCTGGTGATCGACATCGGCGGCGGATCCACCGAGCTGGTGATCGGCGAAGACTTCGAGCCGCTGCTGGCGGAAAGCCGCCGCATGGGCTGCGTCAGCTTCGCCCAGCTGTTCTTCCCGGGCGGCGAGATCAGCAAAAACAACTTCCGCCGCGCGCGGCTGGCGGCGGCGCAAAAATTGGAAACGCTGGCCTGGCAGTACCGCATTCAGGGCTGGCAGTACGCGCTGGGCGCCTCGGGCACCATCAAGGCCGCCCACGAAGTGCTGGTGGCGATGGGGGAAAAAGACGGTCTCATCACCCTGGATCGCCTGGAAATGCTCGCCGAACAGGTGCTGCAGTTCAAAAGCTTCAGTTCGCTGAGCCTGCCGGGGCTGTCGGAGGATCGCCAATCGGTGTTCGTGCCGGGGCTGGCTATCCTGTGCGGCGTGTTCGACGCGCTGGCGATCCGCGATCTGCGCCTGTCCGACGGCGCGCTGCGCGAAGGCGTGCTGTATGAAATGGAAGGTCGCTTCCGCCATCAGGACATCCGCAGCCGCACCGCCAAGAGCCTGGCCGATCACTACAACATCGACCGCGAACAGGCCAAGCGGGTGCTGGAAACCACCGAGCTGCTCTACTCGCAGTGGATGGCGCAAAACACCAAGCTGGCGCATCCGCAACTGGAAGCGCTGCTGAAATGGGCCGCCATGCTGCACGAGGTGGGGCTGAGCATCAACCACAGCGGCATGCACCGCCATTCGGCCTACATTCTGCAAAACTCCAACCTGCCTGGCTTCAACCAGGAACAGCAGCTGCTGCTGGCGGCGCTGGTGCGTTTCCACCGCAAAGCGATCAAGCTCGAAGAGCTGCCGCGCCTCAACCTGTTCAAGAAGAAGCACTACCTGCCGCTGATCCAGCTGCTGCGTCTGAGCACCCTGCTCAACAACCAGCGTCAGTCGACCACCACGCCGGAAACGCTGCGCCTGACCACCGACGACAACCACTGGACGCTGCGCTTCCCGGCCGGCTACCTGGCACAAAACAACCTGGTGCAGCTCGATTTCGAGCGCGAACAGGCCTACTGGAACGACGTCGTCGGCTGGAAGCTGCTGATCGAAGAAGAAGGCTCGCAAAACGAACAGCGCTCCGCCTGA
- a CDS encoding ABC transporter permease subunit has translation MTQTTANQHPRDRMRGRIDRGVQAAVTASGLMVLMTLMLIFVYLLFAVLPLFKPASLGQAQPLPIAASAPALALGMDVQQRVGYRIDAQGAGQFYRLTPTPNGQPQAPLAQQTLLAKPALLAQAAGERDLFALAQADGRLVVARADFATAETGRPQWLFPLGQQPLALDPQRKPLKLLSLADAHRGQYLLAGVTDDRRLVFGRFSPDRPPQFSERPLEHDAEQLVLTPDGRQLYLLAGNRLARYQIDGAQLQLRETRTLGEHAPYQMTALPGGSALLIKGADGNLREWFEVEKEQRWRLTPVQHFDHGADGQELTVAEPYRRVFATLRPDGGFSLFSTIQPQPLLNTRLGAEVQQIAFAPRGDGLLLESAQGWQRYALDNPYPDVTWRSLWGKVWYENYPQPAYVWQSTSGEDSYQPKFSLMPVIFGTFKAAAYAMLFAIPLALAGAIYTAYFMTPGLRRVIKPAIEVMGALPTVVIGLVAGIWLAPIIEQYLLAVLALPLLLAAAVLLCGALTHRFMPRCRPGVDLLLLLPLLALTVWLALSLGPRLEVALFGEPLHFWLGDNYDQRNALVVGVAMGFALVPIIFSLAEDALFSVPATLSQGSLALGATQWQTVIKVVLPSASAGIFSALMIGFGRAVGETMIVLMATGNTPIIDGSLFQGLRALAANIAIEMPEAVSGSSHYRVLFLTALVLFIFTFVFNTLAEAVRLRLRKRYTPNQEAP, from the coding sequence ATGACACAGACGACGGCCAATCAACATCCCCGAGATCGCATGCGCGGGCGCATCGACCGCGGCGTGCAGGCGGCAGTGACCGCCAGCGGGCTGATGGTGCTGATGACGTTGATGCTGATCTTCGTTTATCTGCTGTTTGCGGTGCTGCCGCTGTTCAAACCGGCCTCGCTTGGGCAGGCGCAGCCGTTGCCGATCGCGGCGTCGGCCCCGGCGCTGGCGCTGGGCATGGACGTGCAGCAGCGCGTCGGTTACCGCATTGACGCGCAGGGCGCGGGGCAATTTTATCGCCTGACGCCGACCCCGAACGGCCAGCCCCAGGCGCCGCTGGCGCAGCAGACGCTGTTGGCCAAGCCGGCGCTGCTCGCGCAGGCCGCCGGAGAGCGCGATCTGTTTGCGCTGGCGCAGGCCGACGGCCGCTTGGTGGTGGCGCGCGCGGATTTCGCGACGGCGGAGACCGGCCGGCCGCAGTGGCTGTTCCCGCTCGGGCAGCAGCCGTTGGCGCTGGATCCACAGCGCAAGCCGCTGAAACTGCTGTCGCTGGCGGATGCGCATCGCGGGCAGTATCTGCTGGCCGGGGTGACCGACGATCGGCGCCTGGTGTTTGGCCGTTTCAGCCCCGACCGGCCGCCGCAGTTCAGCGAGCGCCCGCTGGAACATGATGCTGAGCAACTGGTGCTGACGCCGGATGGCCGCCAGCTTTACCTGTTGGCGGGCAACCGGCTGGCGCGTTATCAGATCGACGGCGCGCAGCTGCAGCTGCGTGAAACGCGTACCCTTGGCGAACATGCCCCGTATCAGATGACGGCGCTGCCCGGCGGCAGCGCGCTGCTGATCAAGGGCGCCGACGGCAATCTGCGCGAGTGGTTCGAAGTAGAAAAAGAGCAGCGCTGGCGCCTGACGCCGGTGCAGCATTTCGACCATGGCGCCGACGGGCAGGAGCTGACGGTGGCCGAGCCTTACCGCCGGGTGTTCGCCACCCTGCGGCCCGATGGCGGCTTCTCGCTGTTCTCCACCATTCAACCGCAGCCGCTGCTGAATACCCGTTTGGGCGCCGAGGTGCAGCAGATAGCGTTCGCGCCGCGCGGCGATGGCCTGCTGCTGGAGAGCGCGCAGGGCTGGCAGCGCTATGCGCTCGACAATCCGTATCCGGACGTCACCTGGCGTTCGCTGTGGGGCAAGGTGTGGTATGAGAACTACCCGCAGCCGGCCTACGTCTGGCAATCCACCTCCGGCGAAGACAGTTATCAACCGAAATTCAGCCTGATGCCGGTGATCTTCGGCACCTTCAAGGCGGCGGCTTACGCGATGCTGTTCGCCATTCCCCTGGCGCTGGCCGGCGCTATCTATACCGCTTATTTTATGACGCCGGGGCTGCGGCGGGTGATCAAACCGGCTATCGAAGTGATGGGCGCGTTGCCTACGGTGGTGATCGGGCTCGTGGCCGGCATTTGGCTGGCGCCGATCATCGAGCAATACCTGTTGGCGGTGCTGGCGTTGCCGCTGCTGCTGGCGGCGGCGGTGCTGCTGTGCGGCGCGTTAACCCATCGCTTTATGCCGCGTTGCCGGCCGGGTGTCGATCTGCTGTTGCTGTTGCCGCTGCTGGCGTTGACGGTGTGGCTGGCGCTCAGCCTGGGGCCGCGGCTGGAGGTGGCGCTGTTCGGTGAGCCGCTGCATTTCTGGCTGGGGGATAATTACGACCAGCGCAATGCGCTGGTGGTGGGCGTGGCGATGGGCTTCGCGCTGGTGCCGATCATCTTCTCGCTGGCGGAGGATGCGCTGTTCAGCGTGCCGGCTACCCTGAGCCAGGGCTCTTTGGCGCTGGGTGCCACCCAATGGCAGACGGTGATCAAGGTGGTGCTGCCTTCCGCCAGCGCCGGGATTTTCTCCGCGCTGATGATCGGCTTTGGCCGCGCGGTGGGGGAAACCATGATCGTGCTGATGGCCACCGGCAATACGCCAATTATCGACGGCAGCCTGTTCCAGGGGCTGCGAGCGCTGGCGGCCAATATCGCCATCGAAATGCCGGAGGCGGTCTCCGGCAGCAGCCATTACCGCGTGCTGTTCCTGACCGCATTGGTGCTGTTTATCTTCACCTTCGTGTTCAACACGCTGGCGGAGGCGGTGCGCCTGCGGCTGCGTAAGCGCTACACGCCGAATCAGGAGGCGCCATGA
- the mgtE gene encoding magnesium transporter — translation MSAATHNVKKVAEYRQRILTLLLNNKELVDGILGRPGDEHALSQSELLNQTAEITGLLDDMHAADLADLLEALPQDERMALWRLVGNSKRGQTLVEVAEPVWDSLIEEMSDKDLLKAIKTLDVDEQAYLAQYLPRNLMGRLLTSLEPEQRAQVREMSQYAKDSVGWMMDFELVTVRPDVTLGAVHRFLRMRKTIPDATDKLFVTDRKNTLLGELPLTAVLLNDPEIPVREVMDSDPATFQPEDKADEAAGAFERYDLISAPVVDAKGKLMGRLTIEEIVDAVNEESDTNLRRMGGLSPEEDVFAPVSKAVKTRWAWLAINLCTAFIASRVIGLFEHTISQLVALAALMPIVAGIGGNTGNQTITMIVRALALHQIEVGNISRLMLRELGVAIINGVVWGGIMGVITWLLYGDAAMGGVMTLAMLLNLLLAALMGVVIPMTMLKMGRDPAVGSSVLITALTDTGGFFIFLGLATLFLL, via the coding sequence ATGTCAGCCGCAACCCATAACGTCAAAAAAGTCGCTGAATACCGCCAGCGCATTCTCACTCTGCTGTTGAACAATAAGGAGTTGGTCGACGGCATTCTCGGCCGGCCAGGGGATGAACACGCCCTCAGCCAAAGCGAACTGCTGAACCAGACGGCGGAAATCACCGGTCTGTTGGACGATATGCACGCCGCCGACCTGGCGGACCTGCTGGAGGCGCTGCCGCAGGACGAACGTATGGCGCTGTGGCGGCTGGTGGGCAACAGCAAGCGCGGCCAGACGCTGGTGGAGGTCGCCGAACCGGTCTGGGACAGCCTGATCGAGGAAATGAGCGACAAAGACCTGCTCAAAGCGATCAAAACGCTAGACGTCGACGAACAGGCCTACCTGGCGCAATACCTGCCGCGTAACCTGATGGGCCGGTTGCTGACCTCGCTGGAGCCGGAGCAGCGCGCCCAGGTGCGCGAGATGAGCCAGTACGCCAAAGACAGCGTCGGCTGGATGATGGATTTCGAACTGGTGACGGTGCGGCCGGACGTCACGCTCGGCGCGGTGCATCGCTTCTTGCGCATGCGCAAAACCATTCCCGACGCCACCGATAAACTGTTCGTCACCGATCGCAAAAACACCCTGTTGGGCGAGCTGCCACTGACCGCAGTGCTGCTGAACGATCCGGAGATCCCGGTGCGCGAAGTGATGGACAGCGATCCCGCCACCTTTCAGCCCGAAGACAAGGCCGATGAAGCGGCCGGCGCGTTCGAACGTTACGACCTGATCAGCGCCCCGGTGGTTGACGCCAAGGGCAAACTGATGGGCCGCCTGACCATCGAAGAGATCGTCGACGCCGTCAACGAAGAGAGCGACACCAACCTGCGCCGCATGGGCGGTTTGAGCCCGGAAGAAGACGTGTTCGCCCCGGTCAGCAAGGCGGTCAAGACCCGCTGGGCCTGGCTGGCGATCAACCTCTGCACCGCATTCATCGCCTCGCGGGTGATCGGCCTGTTCGAACACACCATTTCCCAGCTGGTGGCGCTGGCGGCGCTGATGCCGATCGTCGCCGGCATCGGCGGCAACACCGGCAACCAGACCATCACCATGATCGTGCGCGCGCTGGCGCTGCACCAGATTGAAGTCGGCAACATCTCGCGCCTGATGCTCAGAGAGCTGGGCGTCGCCATCATCAACGGCGTGGTGTGGGGCGGCATCATGGGCGTCATCACCTGGCTGCTGTACGGCGACGCGGCGATGGGCGGCGTGATGACGCTGGCGATGCTGCTCAATCTGCTGCTGGCGGCGCTGATGGGCGTAGTGATCCCGATGACCATGCTCAAAATGGGCCGCGATCCGGCGGTCGGCTCCAGCGTGCTCATCACCGCGCTGACCGATACCGGCGGCTTTTTCATCTTCCTCGGCCTCGCCACCCTGTTCTTGCTGTAA
- the pstA gene encoding phosphate ABC transporter permease PstA — MKNWVKSGSPWIWLTAGSVAVSLLALIGILLLLAGQGMRYFWPSPVYQFELNQNGAGPVTVIGELYQQQSISRRQLTEAGVTPPGEAQSVERYLIKVGNREREGQDFRTLLASDIGSQSTPRSLLVLERDSHGTAYGYLAGLLEDGQPLTGRNLGQALQQRLPQIAALSRQAHDIQFRDMARINQQFDALRLREKRLQRDDKLDARAQDAIKAERLELQRQYQLLSERLAGLNRDRQRDALLLRDMHGQTLTIPLSQVRDAWYPNAMNTSEKLAHWGEQVKKFLTDSPREANTEGGVFPAIFGTVLMVILMSIVVMPFGVIAAVYLHEYAGNNLLTRVIRIAVVNLAGVPSIVYGVFGLGFFVYMIGGTLDQLFYPESLPNPTFGTPGVLWAALTLALLTLPVVIVATEEGLSRIPTSLRQGSMALGASRAETLWRIVLPMAAPAMMTGLILAVARAAGETAPLMLVGVVKSVPVLPVDEIFPYLHLERKFMHLSFQIYDMAFQSPSVEAARPLVFATAFLLVTIVVSLNLAAMGIRHSLRERYRAWSQ, encoded by the coding sequence ATGAAGAACTGGGTGAAGAGCGGGTCGCCGTGGATTTGGCTGACCGCCGGTTCGGTCGCCGTCAGCCTGTTGGCGCTGATCGGCATTCTGTTGCTGTTGGCCGGGCAAGGGATGCGCTATTTCTGGCCGAGCCCGGTTTATCAGTTCGAGCTGAATCAGAACGGCGCCGGGCCGGTGACGGTGATCGGCGAGCTGTATCAACAGCAAAGCATTTCGCGCCGCCAGCTAACGGAAGCGGGCGTGACGCCGCCGGGCGAGGCGCAAAGCGTCGAACGTTATCTGATCAAGGTCGGTAACCGCGAGCGTGAAGGGCAGGATTTCCGCACCTTGCTGGCCAGCGACATCGGCAGTCAAAGCACGCCGCGCAGCCTGCTGGTGCTGGAGCGCGACAGCCACGGCACCGCTTACGGCTATCTGGCGGGGCTGCTGGAGGACGGGCAACCGCTGACCGGCCGCAATCTGGGGCAGGCGTTGCAGCAGCGGCTGCCGCAAATCGCCGCGCTCTCGCGCCAGGCGCACGACATTCAATTTCGCGATATGGCGCGCATCAATCAGCAGTTTGACGCGCTGCGGCTGCGGGAAAAGCGCCTGCAGCGCGACGATAAGCTGGACGCCCGCGCGCAGGACGCCATCAAGGCCGAGCGGCTGGAGCTGCAGCGGCAATACCAGCTGCTGTCCGAACGCCTGGCGGGGCTGAACCGCGATCGCCAACGTGATGCGCTGCTGCTGCGCGATATGCATGGCCAGACGTTGACCATTCCGCTCAGCCAGGTGCGCGATGCCTGGTACCCGAACGCCATGAACACCAGCGAGAAGCTGGCGCATTGGGGCGAGCAGGTGAAGAAGTTCCTCACCGACAGCCCGCGCGAGGCGAATACCGAAGGCGGGGTGTTCCCGGCCATTTTCGGCACGGTGTTGATGGTGATCCTGATGTCGATCGTGGTGATGCCGTTTGGCGTGATCGCGGCGGTATATCTGCACGAGTATGCCGGCAACAATCTGCTGACGCGGGTGATCCGTATCGCGGTGGTCAACCTGGCCGGCGTGCCCTCGATCGTCTACGGCGTCTTCGGCCTCGGCTTTTTCGTTTATATGATAGGCGGCACGCTCGACCAGCTGTTCTATCCTGAATCCTTGCCCAACCCGACCTTCGGCACGCCCGGCGTGCTGTGGGCGGCGCTGACGCTGGCGCTGCTGACGCTGCCGGTGGTGATCGTCGCCACCGAGGAAGGGCTGTCGCGCATTCCCACCTCGCTGCGGCAGGGCTCGATGGCGCTGGGCGCCAGCCGGGCCGAGACGCTGTGGCGCATCGTGCTGCCGATGGCGGCGCCGGCGATGATGACCGGCCTGATTCTGGCGGTGGCGCGCGCCGCCGGGGAGACCGCGCCGCTGATGCTGGTGGGGGTAGTGAAATCGGTGCCGGTGCTGCCGGTGGACGAGATTTTCCCGTATCTGCACCTGGAACGGAAGTTTATGCATTTGAGCTTCCAGATCTACGATATGGCATTCCAGAGCCCGAGCGTAGAGGCGGCGCGGCCGCTGGTGTTCGCCACCGCCTTCCTGCTGGTGACGATCGTGGTGAGTTTGAATCTGGCGGCGATGGGTATCCGCCATTCGCTGAGGGAGCGGTACCGAGCATGGTCGCAGTAA